A genomic stretch from Pseudomonas alkylphenolica includes:
- the prfA gene encoding peptide chain release factor 1, which yields MKASLLNKLDTLQDRFEELTALLGDAEVISDQTRFRAYSREYAEVEPVAAAYAQWRKVQDDLAGAQALLKDSDPDLREMAVEEVREAKEQLAELENQLQRMLLPKDPNDGRNVFLEIRAGTGGDEAAIFSGDLFRMYSRYAERRGWRLEILSENEGEHGGYKEIIARVEGDYVYGKLKFESGAHRVQRVPETESQGRIHTSACTVAVLPEPDEHVAIEINPADLRVDTYRASGAGGQHINKTDSAVRITHLPTGIVVECQEERSQHKNRARAMSWLSAKLNDMQTSAAQNAIASERKLLVGSGDRSERIRTYNYPQGRVTDHRINLTLYSLDDVLAGGVDAVIEPLLAEYQADQLAALGE from the coding sequence ATGAAAGCGTCGCTGCTCAATAAGCTGGACACCCTCCAGGACCGTTTCGAGGAATTGACCGCCCTGCTGGGTGATGCTGAAGTCATTTCCGACCAGACTCGCTTTCGCGCCTATTCCCGCGAATATGCCGAAGTCGAGCCCGTGGCTGCGGCTTACGCCCAGTGGCGCAAGGTGCAGGACGACCTGGCCGGTGCCCAGGCGCTGCTCAAGGACAGCGATCCCGACCTGCGCGAAATGGCCGTAGAGGAAGTGCGCGAAGCCAAGGAGCAACTGGCCGAACTGGAGAACCAGCTGCAGCGCATGCTGCTGCCCAAGGATCCCAACGACGGGCGCAACGTGTTCCTGGAAATTCGCGCCGGTACCGGTGGTGACGAGGCGGCGATTTTCTCCGGCGACCTGTTCCGCATGTATTCGCGCTACGCCGAACGTCGTGGCTGGCGCCTGGAAATTCTCTCGGAAAACGAGGGCGAACACGGCGGCTACAAAGAAATCATCGCCCGGGTCGAGGGCGACTATGTCTATGGCAAACTGAAGTTCGAGTCCGGTGCCCACCGTGTCCAGCGCGTGCCGGAAACCGAATCCCAGGGCCGTATCCACACCTCGGCCTGCACCGTGGCGGTACTGCCCGAGCCCGACGAGCATGTGGCGATCGAGATCAACCCGGCCGACCTGCGCGTGGATACCTACCGTGCCTCCGGTGCCGGTGGTCAGCACATCAACAAGACCGACTCGGCGGTGCGCATTACCCACTTGCCTACAGGTATTGTGGTCGAGTGTCAGGAAGAGCGTTCCCAGCACAAGAACCGTGCACGGGCGATGTCCTGGCTGTCGGCCAAGCTCAACGACATGCAGACCAGCGCTGCGCAGAATGCCATTGCCAGCGAGCGTAAGCTGCTGGTCGGCTCGGGCGACCGCTCCGAGCGGATTCGTACCTACAACTATCCACAGGGCCGGGTTACGGATCACCGTATCAACCTGACCTTGTATTCCCTCGATGATGTCCTGGCCGGTGGCGTGGACGCGGTGATCGAACCGCTGCTGGCCGAGTATCAGGCTGACCAACTGGCTGCACTGGGTGAGTAA
- the hemA gene encoding glutamyl-tRNA reductase: MAFLALGINHKTASVDVRERVAFTPEQLVDALQQLCRLTASREAAILSTCNRSELYIEQDHLAAESILRWLAEYHKLSLDELRASAYIHEDHDAVRHMMRVASGLDSLVLGEPQILGQMKSAYAVAREAGTIGPLLGRLFQATFSAAKQVRTDTAIGENPVSVAFAAVSLAKQIFSDLGRSQALLIGAGETITLVARHLHEQGVRRIVVANRTLERASTLAEQFGAHAVLLADIPQELVNSDIVISSTASQLPILGKGAVESALKLRRHKPIFMVDIAVPRDIEPEVGELDDVYLYTVDDLHDVVAENLKSRQGAAQAAEELVSVGAEDFMVRLRELAAVDVLKAYRQQSERLRDEELQKAQRMLANGGSAEEVLVQLARGLTNKLLHAPSVQLKKLSAEGRLDALAMAQELFALNEGSTDKTPQ; this comes from the coding sequence ATGGCCTTTCTTGCCCTCGGTATCAACCATAAGACTGCCTCGGTAGACGTACGCGAGCGCGTGGCGTTTACACCTGAGCAGCTGGTGGACGCCTTGCAGCAGCTCTGCCGACTGACCGCCAGCCGTGAGGCTGCGATCCTTTCGACCTGTAACCGCAGCGAGCTCTATATAGAGCAGGACCACCTGGCAGCAGAGAGCATTCTGCGCTGGCTGGCCGAATACCATAAGCTGAGCCTCGATGAACTGCGCGCCAGTGCCTACATTCATGAGGACCATGATGCGGTCCGGCACATGATGCGGGTGGCGTCCGGGCTCGACTCGCTGGTGCTTGGCGAGCCGCAGATTCTCGGGCAGATGAAGTCTGCCTACGCCGTGGCGCGCGAAGCCGGGACCATCGGTCCGCTGCTTGGCCGGCTGTTCCAGGCGACTTTCAGTGCCGCCAAACAGGTGCGCACCGATACCGCCATCGGCGAAAACCCGGTGTCGGTGGCTTTTGCCGCTGTCAGCCTGGCCAAGCAGATCTTCAGCGATCTGGGTCGCAGCCAGGCGCTGTTGATTGGCGCCGGCGAAACCATCACCCTGGTGGCGCGGCACCTGCACGAGCAGGGCGTACGGCGTATCGTGGTCGCCAACCGCACCCTGGAGCGGGCCAGTACCCTGGCCGAGCAATTTGGTGCCCATGCGGTGTTGCTGGCGGATATTCCGCAGGAACTGGTCAACAGCGATATCGTCATCAGCTCCACAGCCAGCCAGTTGCCGATCCTTGGCAAGGGCGCGGTGGAAAGTGCGCTGAAGCTGCGCCGGCACAAGCCGATCTTCATGGTCGATATCGCGGTGCCGCGCGACATCGAGCCAGAAGTCGGTGAGCTGGACGACGTCTACCTGTATACCGTCGATGACCTGCACGACGTGGTCGCCGAGAATCTCAAGAGCCGCCAGGGCGCTGCCCAGGCCGCCGAAGAGCTGGTCTCGGTGGGCGCCGAAGACTTCATGGTGCGCCTGCGCGAGCTGGCGGCGGTGGATGTGCTCAAGGCATACCGTCAGCAGAGCGAACGCCTGCGCGACGAAGAACTGCAAAAGGCCCAGCGCATGCTGGCCAATGGTGGCAGCGCCGAAGAGGTGCTGGTGCAACTGGCGCGCGGGCTGACCAACAAATTGCTCCATGCACCCAGTGTGCAACTGAAAAAGCTCTCTGCCGAAGGCCGCCTCGATGCGTTGGCCATGGCTCAGGAACTCTTTGCCCTCAATGAGGGTTCGACGGATAAAACCCCGCAATGA
- a CDS encoding tetratricopeptide repeat protein has protein sequence MNRSYALFLALALLQGCQTLAPDSTDAQAPALDAAQKPADKPVVYGSFTQETVYNLLSAELAGQRNRFDIALDNYVSEAIKTQDPGISERAYRIAEYLGADQSALDTALIWAKNAPDNLDAQRAAAIQLARGGRYDDSMVYMEKVLQGKGDTHFDFLALSAAETDQDTRDGLQKSFDRLLQKYPDNGQLVFGKALLLQQDGNSQAALDLLEAHPPEEGEIAPVLLRARLLQSVGRGEEALPLLQKTIRQNPDDKRLRLTYARTLVEQDRLDDAKVEFASLLEQYPDDDELRYSLALICLETKNWDEATGYLQELIERDSHVDSAHLNLGRIHEERNQPQAALDEYAQVGPGNDYLPAQLRQADILVANGRSTEASRRLALARDTQPDYVIQLYLIEAEALGNNDKDAQALQVLEQALKQYPDDNNLLYTRAMLAEKRNDLAQMEKDLRSIIAREPENAMALNALGYTLADRTTRYAEAKALIDKAHQINPDDPAVLDSLGWVNYRMGNLDEAERLLRQALERFPDHEVAAHLGEVLWANGKRREARQIWAKAFEAQPDSPILRKTVLRLTGSETL, from the coding sequence ATGAATAGATCCTACGCGTTGTTCCTTGCCTTGGCCCTGCTCCAGGGCTGCCAGACCCTGGCCCCCGACTCGACGGATGCCCAGGCGCCTGCCCTCGATGCAGCACAAAAGCCGGCGGACAAGCCGGTGGTCTATGGGTCGTTTACCCAGGAAACCGTGTACAACCTGTTGAGTGCGGAACTGGCAGGCCAGCGCAATCGCTTTGATATAGCCCTGGACAACTATGTCAGTGAGGCAATCAAAACCCAGGATCCCGGCATTTCCGAGCGCGCCTACCGCATTGCCGAATACCTGGGCGCCGATCAATCCGCCCTGGATACCGCACTGATCTGGGCGAAAAACGCTCCGGACAACCTTGATGCGCAACGCGCTGCTGCCATCCAGCTGGCACGCGGCGGCCGCTACGACGACTCCATGGTCTATATGGAGAAAGTGTTGCAGGGCAAAGGCGACACCCATTTCGATTTCCTCGCCCTGTCGGCCGCCGAAACCGACCAGGACACCCGCGACGGCCTGCAGAAGAGCTTCGATCGCCTGCTGCAGAAATACCCGGACAATGGCCAGCTGGTATTCGGCAAGGCCTTGCTTCTGCAGCAGGACGGTAATTCCCAGGCGGCACTGGACTTGCTTGAAGCGCATCCGCCCGAAGAAGGCGAGATCGCTCCGGTGCTGCTGCGCGCGCGCCTGCTGCAAAGCGTGGGCCGCGGTGAAGAAGCCCTGCCATTGCTGCAGAAAACCATCCGCCAGAACCCGGACGACAAGCGTCTGCGCCTGACCTACGCCCGCACCCTGGTGGAACAGGATCGCCTGGACGACGCCAAGGTCGAGTTTGCCAGCCTGCTTGAGCAATACCCGGATGACGACGAGCTGCGTTACTCCCTGGCGCTGATCTGCCTGGAAACCAAGAACTGGGATGAAGCGACCGGATACCTGCAAGAACTGATCGAGCGCGACAGCCACGTCGACTCGGCACACCTGAACCTGGGGCGCATCCATGAAGAGCGCAACCAGCCGCAGGCAGCCCTGGACGAATACGCCCAGGTCGGACCGGGCAACGACTATCTGCCAGCACAACTGCGTCAGGCCGACATCCTTGTGGCCAATGGCCGTAGCACAGAAGCTTCACGGCGCCTGGCGCTGGCCCGCGACACCCAGCCGGACTACGTCATCCAGCTGTACCTGATCGAAGCCGAGGCACTGGGCAACAACGACAAGGATGCCCAGGCCCTGCAAGTGCTGGAACAAGCCCTGAAGCAGTATCCAGACGACAACAACCTGTTGTACACCCGCGCCATGCTGGCCGAGAAGCGCAACGACCTGGCCCAGATGGAAAAGGACCTGCGCAGCATCATTGCCCGCGAGCCGGAAAACGCCATGGCCCTCAACGCCCTGGGCTACACCCTGGCCGACCGCACCACGCGCTATGCCGAAGCCAAGGCGCTGATCGACAAGGCTCACCAGATCAACCCGGACGACCCCGCGGTGCTCGACAGCCTGGGTTGGGTCAACTATCGCATGGGCAATCTCGACGAAGCCGAGCGCCTGCTGCGCCAGGCCCTGGAGCGCTTCCCCGACCACGAAGTCGCCGCGCACCTGGGCGAAGTGCTCTGGGCCAACGGCAAGCGCCGCGAAGCACGCCAGATTTGGGCCAAAGCTTTCGAAGCCCAACCCGACAGCCCTATCCTGCGCAAGACCGTCTTGCGCCTGACCGGTTCCGAGACTCTTTAA
- the lolB gene encoding lipoprotein insertase outer membrane protein LolB, producing the protein MFLRHCITFSLIALLAGCAGFGSREALQGQGSPQLWREHKQQLSTLDGWQINGKVGIRAPKDSGSGTLFWLQRQDYYDIRLSGPLGRGAARLTGRPGGVVLEVANQGRFEAKNPEALLAEQLGWELPVSHLVWWVRGLPAPDSKSQLTLGRDSRLASLKQDGWDVQYLSYTEQNGYWLPERLKLHGQNIDVTLVVKDWQPRQLGH; encoded by the coding sequence ATGTTTTTGCGCCACTGCATCACCTTCAGCCTGATCGCCCTGCTCGCCGGTTGTGCCGGCTTCGGCTCCCGTGAAGCCCTCCAGGGCCAGGGCAGCCCACAATTGTGGCGCGAGCACAAACAACAGCTGAGCACCCTCGACGGCTGGCAGATCAACGGTAAGGTCGGGATCCGCGCGCCCAAAGATTCCGGCAGCGGTACCCTGTTCTGGCTGCAGCGCCAGGATTACTACGACATTCGCCTGTCCGGTCCGCTGGGCCGTGGCGCCGCACGCCTGACCGGTCGCCCGGGCGGGGTTGTGCTTGAGGTTGCCAACCAGGGCCGCTTCGAAGCGAAAAACCCGGAGGCCTTGCTCGCAGAACAGCTCGGCTGGGAATTGCCGGTATCGCACCTGGTCTGGTGGGTACGCGGCCTGCCCGCACCGGACAGCAAGAGCCAGCTGACCCTGGGCCGCGACAGCCGCCTGGCCAGCCTCAAGCAGGATGGCTGGGACGTACAGTACCTGAGCTATACCGAGCAGAACGGCTACTGGCTGCCCGAGCGCCTCAAGCTGCACGGGCAAAATATCGACGTGACCCTGGTGGTCAAGGACTGGCAGCCGCGCCAGCTGGGGCACTGA
- the ispE gene encoding 4-(cytidine 5'-diphospho)-2-C-methyl-D-erythritol kinase, with protein sequence MTQLTLPAPAKLNLMLHILGRRADGYHLLETLFQFLDYGDELSFAVREDGEIRLHSDIEGVPHDSNLIVKAARKLQALSGCKQGADIWLKKILPMGGGIGGGSSDAATTLLGLNHLWQLGCSEDQLAELGLSLGADVPVFVRGHAAFAEGVGEILTPADPEEPWYVVLVPQVFVSTAEIFSHPQLTRDSLPLKMRPVPKGNSRNDCQPVVEQSYPEVRNSLSLLSKFTDARLTGTGSCVFGAFPSKAEADKVLALLADTQTGFVAKGSNISMLHRKLQSLL encoded by the coding sequence ATGACCCAGCTGACCCTGCCGGCCCCGGCCAAGCTCAACCTGATGCTGCACATTCTTGGTCGCCGTGCCGATGGCTACCACCTGCTGGAAACCCTCTTCCAGTTTCTCGACTATGGCGATGAGCTGTCGTTTGCCGTGCGCGAAGACGGCGAAATCCGCCTGCACAGCGACATCGAAGGCGTCCCCCATGACAGCAACCTGATCGTCAAGGCCGCCCGTAAACTGCAGGCCCTGAGCGGCTGCAAGCAAGGCGCCGACATCTGGCTGAAAAAAATCCTGCCCATGGGCGGCGGCATCGGCGGTGGCAGTTCGGATGCCGCCACCACCCTGCTCGGCCTCAATCACCTGTGGCAGCTCGGTTGCAGCGAAGACCAACTGGCAGAACTGGGCCTGAGCCTGGGCGCCGACGTGCCGGTTTTCGTCCGTGGCCACGCGGCATTCGCCGAAGGCGTCGGCGAGATCCTCACCCCGGCAGACCCGGAAGAACCCTGGTATGTCGTGCTGGTGCCACAAGTATTTGTAAGTACAGCAGAAATTTTTTCACATCCGCAGTTGACACGTGATTCCTTGCCCCTTAAGATGCGCCCCGTTCCCAAGGGAAACAGTCGAAATGACTGCCAACCGGTAGTAGAGCAGAGTTACCCAGAAGTACGTAACTCACTGAGTTTGCTAAGCAAATTCACTGATGCTAGGCTCACCGGAACTGGAAGTTGTGTGTTTGGGGCCTTCCCAAGCAAAGCTGAAGCTGATAAAGTTTTGGCCCTTCTTGCAGATACCCAAACAGGATTTGTAGCAAAGGGAAGCAACATTTCAATGTTGCATCGCAAGCTGCAAAGTCTGCTCTAG
- a CDS encoding ribose-phosphate pyrophosphokinase — translation MSKMMVFTGNANPDLARRVVRQLHIPLGDVSVGKFSDGEISTEINENVRGKDVFIIQPTCAPTNDNLMELVVMADAFRRSSASRITAVIPYFGYARQDRRPRSARVAISAKVVADMLTVVGIDRVLTVDLHADQIQGFFDIPVDNIYGSPVLVDDIEDQRFENLMIVSPDIGGVVRARAVAKSLGVDLGIIDKRREKANHSEVMHIIGDVEGRTCILVDDMVDTAGTLCHAAKALKEHGAAKVYAYCTHPVLSGRAIENIENSVLDELVVTNTIPLSAAAQACDRIRQLDIAPVVAEAVRRISNEESISAMFR, via the coding sequence GTGTCCAAGATGATGGTCTTTACGGGGAACGCTAACCCCGATCTGGCTCGGCGTGTCGTACGTCAGCTGCATATCCCTCTCGGTGACGTCTCTGTCGGTAAATTCTCCGACGGCGAAATCAGCACTGAGATCAATGAAAATGTTCGCGGTAAAGACGTTTTCATTATTCAGCCGACTTGCGCGCCAACCAACGATAATCTGATGGAACTGGTAGTGATGGCTGATGCCTTCCGCCGCTCCTCAGCGTCTCGAATCACTGCCGTGATTCCTTACTTCGGATATGCCCGCCAGGATCGCCGTCCGCGTTCGGCGCGTGTAGCTATCAGCGCCAAAGTCGTCGCTGACATGCTCACCGTCGTTGGTATCGACCGTGTTCTCACTGTCGACCTGCACGCTGACCAGATCCAGGGTTTCTTCGATATTCCGGTAGATAACATCTACGGCTCCCCCGTTCTGGTGGATGACATCGAAGACCAGCGTTTCGAGAATCTCATGATCGTGTCCCCGGACATCGGCGGCGTTGTGCGTGCACGTGCTGTTGCCAAGTCCCTGGGCGTCGATCTGGGTATCATCGACAAACGCCGTGAAAAGGCCAATCACTCCGAAGTGATGCACATCATCGGCGACGTCGAAGGACGTACCTGTATTCTCGTCGACGACATGGTCGATACCGCCGGCACCCTGTGCCATGCGGCCAAGGCCCTGAAAGAACACGGCGCTGCCAAGGTTTACGCCTACTGCACGCACCCTGTCCTGTCGGGTCGGGCGATCGAGAATATCGAGAACTCCGTGCTGGACGAACTGGTGGTTACCAATACCATCCCGTTGTCCGCAGCCGCACAAGCCTGTGACCGTATCCGTCAACTGGATATCGCACCGGTAGTTGCTGAAGCGGTTCGCCGCATCAGCAATGAAGAATCGATCAGCGCGATGTTCCGCTGA
- a CDS encoding 50S ribosomal protein L25/general stress protein Ctc → MTDFILNAQARTDLGKGASRRLRRLAAQVPAVVYGGDKEPASITMLAKEVAKLFENEAAYSHVIELNIDGKKENVVVKAMQRHPAKQFIMHADFVRVVAGQKLTAIVPVHFINEEAPVKKGGEISHVVAEIEVSCEAKDLPEFIEVDLAKAEVGTIIHLSDLKAPKGVEFVALAHGDDKAVANVHAPRVAPEAAEGAAE, encoded by the coding sequence ATGACTGATTTCATCCTGAACGCCCAAGCGCGTACCGACCTGGGGAAAGGTGCGAGCCGCCGCCTGCGTCGTCTCGCCGCCCAAGTCCCTGCCGTTGTATACGGCGGCGACAAAGAGCCAGCTTCCATCACCATGCTGGCTAAAGAAGTTGCCAAGCTGTTCGAAAACGAAGCTGCTTACAGCCACGTTATCGAGCTGAACATCGACGGCAAGAAAGAAAACGTCGTTGTTAAAGCCATGCAGCGTCACCCAGCCAAGCAGTTCATCATGCACGCTGACTTCGTCCGCGTTGTTGCTGGCCAGAAACTGACCGCTATCGTTCCTGTGCACTTCATCAACGAAGAAGCTCCGGTCAAGAAAGGCGGCGAAATCTCCCACGTAGTGGCTGAGATCGAAGTTTCCTGCGAAGCCAAAGACCTGCCTGAGTTCATCGAAGTCGACCTGGCCAAAGCCGAAGTCGGCACCATCATTCACCTGTCGGACCTCAAAGCTCCGAAAGGCGTTGAGTTCGTTGCTCTGGCCCACGGTGATGACAAAGCTGTTGCCAACGTTCACGCTCCGCGTGTTGCGCCTGAAGCTGCAGAAGGCGCTGCCGAGTAA
- the pth gene encoding aminoacyl-tRNA hydrolase, giving the protein MTAIQLIVGLGNPGPEYEQTRHNAGALFVERIASAQRVNLTADRKYFGLTAKFSHQGKDVRLLIPTTYMNRSGQAVAALANFFRIPPDAILVAHDELDLPPGVAKLKKGGGHGGHNGLRDIIAQLGNNQDFHRLRLGIGHPGDSSRVSGFVLGKAPRAEQEKLDASIDFALGVLPDILAGDWTRAMRELHSQKA; this is encoded by the coding sequence GTGACCGCCATCCAACTGATCGTCGGCCTGGGAAACCCTGGCCCCGAATACGAACAGACCCGGCATAACGCAGGGGCTCTTTTCGTAGAACGCATTGCCAGCGCCCAGCGTGTCAATCTGACTGCTGACCGCAAGTATTTCGGCCTGACGGCTAAATTCAGCCATCAGGGCAAAGACGTTCGTCTACTGATTCCGACCACCTACATGAACCGCAGCGGCCAGGCCGTTGCCGCACTGGCGAACTTTTTCCGCATCCCGCCAGATGCCATCCTGGTGGCCCACGACGAACTCGACCTGCCCCCTGGCGTCGCCAAGCTCAAGAAAGGCGGCGGCCATGGTGGGCACAACGGCCTGCGCGACATCATTGCGCAGCTCGGCAACAACCAAGACTTTCACCGTCTGCGGCTTGGCATCGGCCACCCGGGTGACAGCAGCAGGGTCTCCGGTTTTGTCCTGGGCAAGGCGCCGCGCGCCGAACAGGAAAAGCTGGACGCCAGTATCGATTTTGCCCTCGGCGTGCTGCCGGACATCCTCGCCGGCGACTGGACGCGTGCGATGAGAGAGCTGCACAGCCAGAAGGCCTGA